The genomic window ATTCCCCGTTGAATACTATCAGTTTCAAAATGATTTAAGGCTTCTCCTGCATCTAATAACCCAATTAAAGCCCAGGCAGTTTGCGAGGCGGTACTAATGCCCTTTCCTTTGAGATTAGAATCGTTATAACTCCAGCAGGTTTCGCCCCAACCACCGTCCTTATTTTGACAGCTTAATAACCAGTTAATTCCTTGTTCGATTTGGGGTTGATGTTTTTCGGGATTAATAACAGCTAAGGCAGATAAGACACCACTGGTTCCATAAATATAATTTACGCCCCAACGACCAAACCAACTACCATCCTTTTCTTGTTCTTTGTATAAATAATTAAGGGCTTTGTTAAGGCGTTTACTTGATATTTCTAGGTCACAACTGCCCACCATTTCCACTACCCTAGCAGTGACATCGGCAGTATTCGGATCGATCATGGCTTTTAAGTCACCGTAAGGGACTTCGTTTAACCAAGCTTGATCATTATCTACATCAAAAGCAGCCCAACCGCCCTCTTTACATTGCATGGTTTCTATCCATTTGACACAACGATTAATGGCTGCTTGTTTACGGGCTTCATCAGGTAATTTTATGCCATTTAACGCCATAACAACCACCGCAGAATCATCAATATCTGGGTAGAAACGATTGGTAAATTCAAAAGCCCATCCACCGGGTTTTCCTGTTTTATTTTTAACCGCCCAGTCGCCATATTCAAGGCATTGTTTCTCTAATAACCATTTTCCTGCTTTTACTAAAGAAAAATGATCTTTCGGTAAACCTGAATTCGTCAAAGCTCGTACACACCAAGCTGTATCCCATACAGGAGAGACACAAGCTTGCACCCGATAAGTTTCATTTTCTTCGATAGAAAAGCGATCAATAGCTTCAAATCCTCGTTGAACAGAAGGGTCGTTAACATCATAATTTAACACCCGAAAGGCTAACAAAGAATTGACCATTGGGGGCATAATTCCTCCCCAATCTCCTGTTTCTTGTTGATGGTTTAACATCCATCTTTCTGCTGCTTGAAGTCCTTTTTTTCGGAAGGGAACTAAGTCAACTTGTTCAGCAAATTTGAAGACCTTATCTAACCCTAAAAAGATGTCACCCCAATTATTATTTTTCGGTAATTCATACTTGACATTTTCGATCCCTTCTGCATATAATTCATCAAGATTGAAGATAGGATCGACGGCAAAAACTGGCTTATCGTTAAAGACAATAATTAAAGGGACAGTGCTTTCTCTTGCCCAACTTGCCATTTCATAAATAGTGAAAGGAAAACTATTAGGAAATAACATGATCCACGGGGGAATAGAAGGAATTCCTTTCCAGCTATAACAACCAATTAAAGCAAGGTGAAACTTAGTAAAAATTCGGGTTTTGCTAATACCCCCTTTACTAAGAATAAAGTCTTTGGCGCGAATTAAGGCCGGGTCATCTTGGGGAACGCCTAATAAACGCAGGGCCATATAAGCTTCGACGGAGGTACTAATTTCTCCCCCGTCTCCATAGAAGAGTTCCCATCCTCCCTGTTCCCGTTGTTGTTGGCGTAAATACGCTTCAACTTTATGAAGGGGACGGGTTTTATCGGTTCCCCATATTTTATGAAGTAAGACTGTTTCGGCTGTTAGAGTAATGTTAGACTCTAATTCTGCCCACCAGTAGCCTTGAGGATATTGTAGGGATAATAAATAATTTTGGCTGGCGGTGATGGCATCATTGAGGGATAAAGCGGGTTTTTGGGTTTGTCTGTCTCGCGTTTGCATCGCTATTTCCGTTACACTCCTTCGATATTCTTTATAGGTTAGCAAGGAACCGAGCGATCGGGTGAATTTGTCGAGAAATGATGATATTTATTATTTCTTTTTAAATAAGTAATGACATAAAATAAATCCCACAGTTGAGAAAGGGAACGGGGAACGGGGAATAGGGAACAGGAAAGAGAGATAGGTAGTTTCAATGACTATCAAAATGTGTAGTTAATTATGTTTAGATACTTATTTATATTTATGTATATTCGAGCTTTTAGAAATAAAAAGCTGTTAAAATATAATAGTGAGATAGTGAATAAATAAGTGAAAAAGAAAACATTAAAATTTATTGATTTATTTGCTGGTATTGGTGGTTTTAGATTAGCTTTTGAAAAAGCTGGTTATCATTGTGTTTATTCTTGTGAAATAAATGATCATTGTCGTCAAGTGTATTATGATAATTTTGGTGAATTACCCGATCAAGATATTACTAAAATAATTCCTAAAAATATTCCTGATTTTGATATTTTAACGGCTGGTTTTCCTTGTCAACCTTTTAGTATTTGTGGAAAAAGAGAAGGTTTTAAAGATACTAGGGGAACATTATTTTTTCATATCTGTGAAATCATAGAAGTGAAGAAACCTAAAGTTATTGTTCTTGAAAATGTTAAACATTTAATTCATCATCAGCAAGGAAAAACTTTAGAAACTATTATCTATGCGTTAGAAGATTTAGGCTATTTAGTTGACTATAAATTACTGAATGCCAAAGATTTTGGGGTTCCTCAAAATCGAGAAAGAATTATTATTATTGGTACACTTAATAAAAAATTTAATTTTGATTTGATTGATATTCAGAAGAATGTTCCTAGTCTTAGAAGTTTTTTAGATCAGAAAGGAAATTTTGAATATTTAGACCCGAAAGAATATACATTAATTCAAGAACCTAAAAAACAATTATCAGGTTTAATTTTTATTGGTTATCGTAATAAAAATATCTGGAAAAAAGGAATAAGACCAAATACTGAACATCTATCTAGAGTTCATCGTCAACCGAATAGAATTTACTCAATAGATGGGGTTCATCCAACTTTGCCATCTCAAGAAACATCAGGACGCTTTTTTATTTATATTCCTGAAGAAAACGCAGTTCGTAAATTAACTTTAAAGGAATGTTATAGAATTATGGGGTTTCCTGATGATTTTATCATTCATAGTAGTACCGCAGAAGCTTATAAGCAAATTGGTAATTCTATTTGTGTTCCTTTGTTTAAAGAAGTAGCAATTCAATTAAAAGAACAAATTTTCCAACAGGAACAATCTCAAGATATCAGCTTTCAAAAAAACATTGATCAATTTAACTGTAAATCATTAAACTTACAATTAGAAATAACAGGTATGACTATCATGAATCATAGAGAAAAATTACTAGAACTATATGATTTATCTGCAGAAGTTAGTAATATTCAAGATTTAATCCCTTCAAATTATATAGATTATATTAATGTTATTGCTACAAACTGTAAAAAACAAAAAGGAGTCTATACTGTTTTAATCACTTTATTAACCCATAAAATTCTTAATCCGAATCAAGATATTAGATATCATCAAAAGAATTTACCTGGGGGTTTTTCAGGAAGAACTATCGATACTCAATACATTACACCAACTTTAAAAGAGTTAGGACTTCCTGCAATGGCAGAAAGCGGATGGTTAACTCGTTCTCTTGAACAACCTTATCCTTATACCCTAGATTATAATGGTAATATTAGTAATAAAAAAGTAAAAGAAGCTTTCTTGAATTTAATTGATTTTGTCGAAACCTATCCTAATAATACAGAAATTATACTTAAAATTTTGTTCTCAGAAGTAAGAAAAATAACGGAAGCAAATAAAATAAAAATTATTAAATTAAACAACCCTGAAAAATTCGATATTGCTACTATTGTTAACTGTTTGGACTATCATTTTAATTTTAACTATAAAACTCATGGTGCTTCTAAATTACCCGTATTAGCTTTTTATGCAATCTATCAACAATTAATCCAAGAAGTTGAAAGATATAAATCATGTCAACTCAATCCATTAGGGAGTCATACCGCATCAGATAGAACATCAAAAACAGCAGGAGATATTGAAATTATAGGAAATAGGAAAACCCTACTAGAAGTTATTGAAATTAAACAGGGTAAACCTATCGATCTGCAAATTATTCGTATTGCAAAAGATAAGATTATAAAATTTAATCCTCGTCGTTACTGTATCTTTTCCTCTGCTAATATTAAAGTCGAACAATCAGAACTAATTGAACAAGAAATTAAAAAGATAAGAGAGACTCACGGTTGCCAGATTATTGTTAATGGTATTATTCCCACGCTAAAATACTATCTAAGACTCTTAACCTCCGTTGAAAATTTTATTAATAACTACTCAAACTTAGTAGAATCTGATCCAGAATTACAAGCCATTCACAAAATAAAATGGAACGAAATATTATTCCAACTAGAAATATAATAAATGTCTAAACAGTGAACATTAATAAACAGCACGATACTAACTAATTTTAACAACTCTAGAACTTTTACCCGTTCCCTGTTCCCTATTCCCTATTCCCTATTCCCTATCTAAATCAAATATAAGAAAATGTTACAGATCCCCCATCACCCCTAAGTAATTTTGCTACATTAAATAATTGATATCTCTGCGTCTGTTTCAATTATGGCTCTCATTGTCCAAAAATACGGGGGAACCTCCGTCGGGTCTGTCGAAAGAATTCAAACCGTTGCCCAACGTATTCAAAAAACGGTTCAACAGGGAAATACGGTGGTTGTGGTTGTGTCTGCAATGGGAAAAACCACTGATACCCTAGTTAGTTTAGCTCAAGAAATCACTGCTAACCCTTCCCGACGGGAAATGGATATGTTACTCTCCACAGGAGAACAGGTAACGATCGCCTTGATGACCATGGCCTTACAAGAAATAGGACAAGCAGCCATCTCCTTAACCGGCGCACAAGTTGGCATTGTAACCGAAGCAGAATATAGTCGGGCCCGCATACTCTCCATTAAACCCGATCGCATTAAACGCCATCTAGACAAAGCTGAAGTCGTTGTCGTCGCAGGGTTTCAAGGCATCAGTTCCAGGGAAAATTTAGAAATTACCACCCTGGGCCGGGGAGGTTCCGACACCTCCGCAGTCGCCCTCGCAGCAGCCCTAAAAGCCAGTTTTTGCGAAATTTACACCGATGTTCCAGGGATTTTGACCACCGACCCCCGAATTGTTCCAGAAGCAAGGTTAATGGACGAGATTACATGCGATGAAATGCTAGAATTAGCCAGTTTAGGGGCGAAAGTATTGCACCCTAGGGCCGTGGAAATTGCCCGTAATTATGGGGTTCGCTTGGTGGTGCGATCGAGTTGGAGTGATGCACCAGGAACTAGCGTTATTTCCCCTATTCCCAAACCCAGATCCCTCGAAGGGTTAGAAATTGCCAAAGCAGTGGATGCCGTAGAATTTGATGGAGAACAGGCGAAAATTGCCCTATTACGGGTTCCCGATCGCCCTGGAATCGCAGCCCGTTTATTCGGCGAAATAGCCCATCAACAGGTAGATGTAGACTTGATCATTCAATCTATCCACGAAGGGAATAGTAATGATATTGCCTTTACCGTGATCAATAATGTATTAACCAAGGCCGAAGCAGTTGCAGAAGCGATCGCCCCCGCGTTACGTACTACTCCTTCTAATGTCACAGAAGCAGAGGTAATGGTAGAAACTGGTGTGGCTAAAATATCTATCGCTGGTGCCGGAATGATTGGCCGGCCAGGCATTGCAGCGACAATGTTTAAAACTCTCGCTGAGGCCAATATAAATATTGAGATGATTTCTACTTCAGAAGTGAAGGTCAGTTGTGTCGTCGCTAAAGAAGACGGCGATCGCGCTATAAAAGTTTTATGTGAAGCCTTTGATGTAGAATTATCCCCGAACCCTGTAGCCTCCCAAGCAGTGGAGGTGTCGCCTCCGGTGCGTGGGGTAGCCTTAGATCAAAAACAAGCTCAAATTGCCATTCGTCATGTGAAAGATAAACCAGGGATGGCGGCCAGTATTTTTGGTGTTTTAGCAGAAAATAATATTAGTGTCGATACCATTATTCAATCGCAACGGTGTCGTATTTTGGACGGAATGCCTACCCGTGACATTGCTTTTACTGTTTGTGAAGGGGATGCAAAAGCAGCGTGTCAGGTATTAAGTAGTCTATCCGATGGTTTTGATGAGGTGATTGTCGACGAAGATATCGCTAAAGTGAGTATTGTCGGCGCTGGTATGGTGGGACAACCTGGGGTAGCAGCCAAGTTTTTTGGTGCCTTGGCGACGGAAAACATCAATATTAAAATGATTGCCACCTCTGAGATTAAAATTAGTTGTGTGGTTCCCAAAGAACAAGGGGTTAAAGCATTAAAAGCGGTTCATCAAGCGTTTGAGTTAGCTGGGATAGAAAAGGTAGAAGTTTCGGCTTAAAGTGAGTGTATCCATATTCTAGTTAACGTGAGTTGGGGATAAGCTCAAAGGCTAACCAAGACTTGTGCTTGCCGAGGACACCTCGGCGCACTTCCTTGGTCAATTCTCTCGTTGCCTGAAACCCCTATTGTCTCGTCTGCTTGGTGCGCTTTCCAACCGCCGTACGACGACGGTTGGGTCGCATCCGCAATAATGCTTTACTCCGAACTCCGAACTCCGAACTCCGAACTCATTTTTCCACTTATTTCCACTTATAGGGAAAAACAAAAATAGCTAAATCCCTGAATTGATGGGCTTTTTGGGACTGACATCACCCCTTGTCACCTCATAAGATGAGGATAACAAGAAAAAAGAGGTCATCAAAATGTTCACCAACACCAACAACACCCAATTTATCCGCAACTATGTTATCCTTGCTGCAACGGTCATGATTACTTCTGTGGGTTTAACGGATGCGTTTTTATCCCCCAGTCGTACCGGACAACAAGAACGCCTCGACAGCTACGGACAAGTAGCAAAAGCAGGTTTAGTTGCTTACTCCCAAAAAATTGGTCGTTAAGATGACCTCTGTTGATAAATTCTCTAGTTATCTTCTTATCACTAATTTTTCTTGAGACTTTGTAATTGCTGAAGTAACACATCAATTTCAGCTTGTAGATGTAAATATTTGACTTGTTGCACCACTGGATAAGCTTTTTGTACTTTCATCATCTGATTATCTTTATCTTTCACCCCGAATGATTGATTATTGGAACGGTTAGCGGTAATTTCAGAAGGTTCGGAAGATGAACGAGATAAAATTTGAGTTGTCATAAATTTATTAAGTATATTTACTTATCTGAGTTTGTTCTGCGATGCACATTATAAACAATCTTTGCGATCGTGTATAGTCCATCACGTTAGAATTTTGTCACTGCGGTGACCTTCTTACTGTTGTCTATGATACACAGTCATTAAATTTCCTTGAGCATTGTAAACTTCGATAGACTTACCAGTTTGATTACTGATTTTTTGTAAGCGGTGTTCAAAGGTAGAAAGATGGTTGAGTAGTTCGACTTGAATTTGTAAATTCCCTTGTGCTTTTGCTTGTAACGCTGTCATCCATACCTGCTCTAAATACTGGGATTCTAGTTTCATTTTTATTGATTCTTCTGTTATTTGATAATCACATATTTTTTGTTTCATGGTACACATGGTATCTAATTCTGCATTAATCGTTTTTGATTGTGTTAATTGATTTAACTGATTAGTAGCTTTGTTTAGGGATAAATTGTAAGTTGAAATAAACGGTTGAATTTGATTGCCTTTAAAGGTATTTTGAGGAATTTTTTTAATATAAACCATAGCCATATTCCAGTAATTAACAGCTTGCGACCATTGATTATTTTCTTCGGCTTTTTGTGCTAAATTAGAATAATTGTTAGCTTCCTCATACAGTCTAACTGCTATTTCTTCTTGTTTTTTCCGTTGTTGCGCTCTTGTTTTATGGGATAAATAGGTTTTTAAAAGAGGACGAGAAGATTGATAAACTTTTGTGTTGGGTTGTATTTCTTGTAACCGTTTTGTCGCTGTTAACCAAGTATTATAAACCAATTCTAAATCTTTTAATTGATGGGCAGTGTTTTCTCTTTTTTGAGCTAATAATGCTGCTTCCTCAGCTTGTTTTAAACTTTTCTGTGCTTGTTTTTCTAGGGCAATTTTATTATTAATTTCTTCAATGCTTTGTGAATATTTTTCATGGTCTTTGTTTTCTACCTCATCTAAAAATTGATTATTTTTAATCGTTGTGATTGTTTTAATTCCTGTTTCTATTTCTTTTTTTGTTGTTTCTAATTTTTCGATAGATAAAGAAGAATTTTTATATAAATACATTGCTTCATCTATTTGCTCTCTTGCCGAATTTAATAATACTATGTTGTTTAGCCTTTGTTGATATTTTCCTTTTAATTGAGAAGATTTTTGATGATAATCTGACCAAAAAGGAATCATGTCTAATAATTTAATAGCTGATTCTAACTTTATTCTAGCCATATTTAAGTCAGAATTAGAAGTATTATTATTTAATAAAATCTCAGTCTCATCCGAGAGTTTTTGAGCTTGCTTAATTTCTGAACATCCATTAAAAATACAAGGACGAGTTAAGCCATAAAAAATAGTTAACAGTGTCAAAGTTCCCAAAGTTCCACTAATTACTAACCATGATAACTGATTAGATTTAAAGTTATTATGCAAAGACTTAATGAACCCTTGATACCAGTTCATTATTAAATTTTTATGTTTTTTTACAAAAAATCGCCTATCTTTGTTGAATAGTTGCCAAGCTAAAATTTCGAGCAGACTGGGTTGCTTACCTAAGTCTAAAAAACAATATTCCCCATTGATGTAATAGTAAATTTCAATAAAATAAGCGTGAGCTAAATTTTCTTGTTTTAAAATTTTATATAAAAAAGCTTCAATTTTTTCTAAATTGAGAGAATCATTATTATGAAAATCAACTAAAATCAATAAAACTTCTCCTAAAAAACAATTAATCGATAACGGAATAGAACCTAATATGAATTTTGTTAACTGTTTTTTCAACAGTATTTCTAAGTCCGTTAATCTAGTCGTATTAGGGATAGTATTGATCCTTACTATCTCTTCGCTATCATCAATTGTCCCATCTAGTAAACTGGATTGCTGATTTAAGTCTAAAAAACAATATTTCCCATTGATGTAATAGTAAATTTCAATAAAATAAGCGTGAGCTAAATTTTCTTGTTTTAAAATTTTATATAAAAAAGCTTCAATTTTTTCTAAATTGAGAGAATAATTGTTATGAAAATCAACTAAAATAAGTAAAACTTCTCCTAAAAAACAATTGACGGATAGTAGAACAGATCCTAAAGCCGATTTTTCTAACTGCCTTTTTAAGAGTATTTCCAAGGTCGTTAATCTTGCCGTATTAGGGATAGTATTCATCGAGATCACCACTCCTCTATCATCGATTGTCCCATATTGCCATATTTATTGCCGTTATGGGTCAGGAACAAACCAGTTAAAACTTGTTCTGAATAATTATGAGTGACAAGGAGTAACCCAACAATGCTTTATCTTCTCGATTTTCAGGTCGAGTATGGCCCAGATATGACACAAAAGGATCTCTTCTCTGTATGGTCAAAAGAAGCAGAAGCCGCTTTAAACGCCAAAAAAGCGGGTGTGGTAGTAGATTTATGGAAATGCGTGGGAGAAAGAAGAGTTATTGCCATTGTTAATGTCGAATC from Crocosphaera subtropica ATCC 51142 includes these protein-coding regions:
- a CDS encoding DNA cytosine methyltransferase; the protein is MKKKTLKFIDLFAGIGGFRLAFEKAGYHCVYSCEINDHCRQVYYDNFGELPDQDITKIIPKNIPDFDILTAGFPCQPFSICGKREGFKDTRGTLFFHICEIIEVKKPKVIVLENVKHLIHHQQGKTLETIIYALEDLGYLVDYKLLNAKDFGVPQNRERIIIIGTLNKKFNFDLIDIQKNVPSLRSFLDQKGNFEYLDPKEYTLIQEPKKQLSGLIFIGYRNKNIWKKGIRPNTEHLSRVHRQPNRIYSIDGVHPTLPSQETSGRFFIYIPEENAVRKLTLKECYRIMGFPDDFIIHSSTAEAYKQIGNSICVPLFKEVAIQLKEQIFQQEQSQDISFQKNIDQFNCKSLNLQLEITGMTIMNHREKLLELYDLSAEVSNIQDLIPSNYIDYINVIATNCKKQKGVYTVLITLLTHKILNPNQDIRYHQKNLPGGFSGRTIDTQYITPTLKELGLPAMAESGWLTRSLEQPYPYTLDYNGNISNKKVKEAFLNLIDFVETYPNNTEIILKILFSEVRKITEANKIKIIKLNNPEKFDIATIVNCLDYHFNFNYKTHGASKLPVLAFYAIYQQLIQEVERYKSCQLNPLGSHTASDRTSKTAGDIEIIGNRKTLLEVIEIKQGKPIDLQIIRIAKDKIIKFNPRRYCIFSSANIKVEQSELIEQEIKKIRETHGCQIIVNGIIPTLKYYLRLLTSVENFINNYSNLVESDPELQAIHKIKWNEILFQLEI
- a CDS encoding muconolactone Delta-isomerase, which translates into the protein MLYLLDFQVEYGPDMTQKDLFSVWSKEAEAALNAKKAGVVVDLWKCVGERRVIAIVNVESPDILDQILFSLPIMKAMGQYVNVKVTSLRRYEDFANDVNQWLT
- the shc gene encoding squalene--hopene cyclase, which encodes MQTRDRQTQKPALSLNDAITASQNYLLSLQYPQGYWWAELESNITLTAETVLLHKIWGTDKTRPLHKVEAYLRQQQREQGGWELFYGDGGEISTSVEAYMALRLLGVPQDDPALIRAKDFILSKGGISKTRIFTKFHLALIGCYSWKGIPSIPPWIMLFPNSFPFTIYEMASWARESTVPLIIVFNDKPVFAVDPIFNLDELYAEGIENVKYELPKNNNWGDIFLGLDKVFKFAEQVDLVPFRKKGLQAAERWMLNHQQETGDWGGIMPPMVNSLLAFRVLNYDVNDPSVQRGFEAIDRFSIEENETYRVQACVSPVWDTAWCVRALTNSGLPKDHFSLVKAGKWLLEKQCLEYGDWAVKNKTGKPGGWAFEFTNRFYPDIDDSAVVVMALNGIKLPDEARKQAAINRCVKWIETMQCKEGGWAAFDVDNDQAWLNEVPYGDLKAMIDPNTADVTARVVEMVGSCDLEISSKRLNKALNYLYKEQEKDGSWFGRWGVNYIYGTSGVLSALAVINPEKHQPQIEQGINWLLSCQNKDGGWGETCWSYNDSNLKGKGISTASQTAWALIGLLDAGEALNHFETDSIQRGISYLLNTQTEEGTWEESEFTGTGFPCHFYIRYHFYRHYFPLIALGRYQNLSSEFGIRNSEL
- a CDS encoding aspartate kinase, encoding MALIVQKYGGTSVGSVERIQTVAQRIQKTVQQGNTVVVVVSAMGKTTDTLVSLAQEITANPSRREMDMLLSTGEQVTIALMTMALQEIGQAAISLTGAQVGIVTEAEYSRARILSIKPDRIKRHLDKAEVVVVAGFQGISSRENLEITTLGRGGSDTSAVALAAALKASFCEIYTDVPGILTTDPRIVPEARLMDEITCDEMLELASLGAKVLHPRAVEIARNYGVRLVVRSSWSDAPGTSVISPIPKPRSLEGLEIAKAVDAVEFDGEQAKIALLRVPDRPGIAARLFGEIAHQQVDVDLIIQSIHEGNSNDIAFTVINNVLTKAEAVAEAIAPALRTTPSNVTEAEVMVETGVAKISIAGAGMIGRPGIAATMFKTLAEANINIEMISTSEVKVSCVVAKEDGDRAIKVLCEAFDVELSPNPVASQAVEVSPPVRGVALDQKQAQIAIRHVKDKPGMAASIFGVLAENNISVDTIIQSQRCRILDGMPTRDIAFTVCEGDAKAACQVLSSLSDGFDEVIVDEDIAKVSIVGAGMVGQPGVAAKFFGALATENINIKMIATSEIKISCVVPKEQGVKALKAVHQAFELAGIEKVEVSA